From one Paeniglutamicibacter psychrophenolicus genomic stretch:
- a CDS encoding HNH endonuclease signature motif containing protein, which produces MDEKLRLLAVLNSMQKILHDDLAQAVSSSPARAVFLALLTEDLARTAGRAQIVAAGKLEETEAHTLREEPLARLQEVHRDLAAFIGGSTSLPDDQRNAPGTKMLFKDATELVKDQLQLSFAQAKHRIIVHDLLLPHAGFNGSVVPPRFGQLASVFNDGSADPHQVALAARRMLALQPGIDAQQDPVATAAAIEQQLAESLADRNTAGTAQLFKRFCAELDACALERSEAEMEAHVGLRYKGKQSRGFIWELCTDLRGHEMLQKLSDQLSNPRSAFGRDATSPAGDSNGQQPGEYAGGQPELPGLSTGPLSPAAHLIPPWAVDPDMPEDQRPRAGFTDVGLPGSAEDQMPGLQLQPGETPAAARERLKARSLLQFLFDSARFVADGDQEAAPDLPMRPNVELIVTISWDSLIGKLNDPGITSHNHLVSAGYARRLACSANVIPAVLGTESQPLDLGRTQRFFNRAQRRAMMLRDRGCINPGCSMAGHRCEANHIKPWYLGGETNLANGALLCPACHASFHAGHFKIVVVNSIPYVLQNKARDPEQRLRRNWIFHPRAKAIG; this is translated from the coding sequence GTGGACGAAAAGTTGCGCCTGCTCGCCGTCCTGAACTCCATGCAGAAGATCCTCCATGACGACCTCGCACAAGCCGTCTCCTCGTCGCCTGCCAGGGCCGTCTTCCTGGCACTGCTGACCGAGGACCTGGCCCGGACCGCCGGCCGCGCCCAGATCGTTGCAGCGGGGAAACTCGAGGAAACCGAGGCCCACACCCTGCGGGAAGAACCCCTTGCCCGGCTTCAAGAAGTGCATCGCGACTTGGCTGCATTCATCGGAGGAAGCACTTCGCTGCCCGATGACCAGCGCAACGCTCCCGGGACCAAGATGCTGTTCAAGGACGCCACCGAGCTGGTCAAGGACCAGCTGCAACTTTCCTTTGCCCAGGCCAAGCACCGGATCATCGTTCACGACCTGCTGCTCCCCCATGCTGGGTTCAACGGCTCCGTTGTCCCGCCGCGCTTTGGGCAGCTGGCCAGCGTGTTCAATGACGGTTCGGCCGACCCCCACCAGGTCGCACTCGCCGCCCGGCGAATGCTCGCGCTGCAACCAGGCATCGATGCCCAGCAGGATCCCGTGGCAACAGCCGCGGCCATTGAGCAGCAGCTCGCCGAATCATTGGCAGACAGGAACACCGCCGGCACCGCCCAGCTTTTCAAGCGCTTCTGCGCGGAACTCGACGCTTGCGCGCTGGAACGCAGCGAGGCGGAGATGGAAGCCCACGTCGGGCTGCGTTACAAGGGCAAGCAGTCACGCGGATTCATCTGGGAGCTCTGCACCGACCTCCGGGGACATGAGATGCTCCAGAAGCTATCGGACCAACTCTCCAATCCGCGGTCCGCATTCGGACGTGACGCCACATCCCCCGCTGGAGACAGCAATGGGCAACAGCCAGGGGAATATGCCGGTGGGCAACCCGAGCTTCCGGGCCTTTCGACCGGCCCCCTTTCCCCGGCTGCGCATCTGATCCCGCCGTGGGCCGTCGATCCCGATATGCCCGAAGACCAGCGTCCGCGAGCAGGGTTTACAGATGTTGGACTGCCGGGAAGCGCCGAAGACCAGATGCCCGGGTTGCAGCTCCAGCCCGGCGAAACGCCGGCAGCGGCCCGGGAACGGCTGAAGGCAAGGAGCTTGCTCCAGTTCCTGTTCGATTCCGCGCGCTTCGTTGCCGACGGTGATCAGGAAGCCGCGCCGGATCTGCCCATGAGGCCCAATGTGGAATTGATCGTCACGATTTCCTGGGATTCCCTGATCGGGAAGCTGAACGACCCGGGCATCACCAGCCACAACCACCTGGTTTCGGCCGGCTACGCGCGAAGACTCGCCTGTTCCGCCAACGTCATTCCCGCCGTGCTGGGGACGGAGTCGCAACCTTTGGATCTCGGCAGGACCCAACGCTTCTTCAACCGTGCACAAAGACGGGCCATGATGCTGCGAGACAGGGGCTGCATCAATCCCGGGTGCAGCATGGCAGGGCACCGCTGCGAAGCGAACCACATCAAGCCCTGGTACCTCGGCGGCGAAACCAACCTGGCCAATGGCGCGCTTCTTTGCCCGGCATGCCATGCTTCCTTCCATGCCGGACACTTCAAGATCGTGGTGGTGAATTCGATCCCCTACGTCTTGCAAAACAAGGCCCGTGATCCCGAACAGCGGCTCCGCCGAAATTGGATCTTCCACCCGAGAGCCAAGGCCATCGGCTGA
- the rpsG gene encoding 30S ribosomal protein S7 gives MPRKGPAPQRPLVSDPVYGSPLVTQLINKVLVDGKKSTAERIVYGALAGALAKNGTDPVVTLKKAMDNIRPALEVRSRRVGGATYQVPVEVKPGRSTALALRWLVGYSKARREKTMIERLMNEILDASNGLGAAVKRREDTHKMAESNKAFAHYRW, from the coding sequence ATGCCTCGTAAGGGCCCCGCGCCACAGCGCCCCCTCGTCTCGGATCCGGTATACGGTTCCCCGCTTGTTACCCAGCTGATCAATAAGGTTTTGGTCGACGGTAAGAAGTCCACCGCAGAGCGTATCGTTTACGGTGCACTCGCAGGTGCCTTGGCCAAGAACGGTACCGACCCGGTTGTGACCCTGAAGAAGGCCATGGATAACATCCGCCCGGCCCTCGAGGTTCGCTCCCGCCGTGTTGGTGGCGCAACCTACCAGGTTCCCGTTGAGGTCAAGCCCGGACGCTCCACCGCGCTGGCTCTTCGCTGGCTCGTTGGCTACTCCAAGGCTCGCCGCGAGAAGACGATGATTGAGCGTCTCATGAACGAGATCCTCGACGCATCGAATGGTCTTGGTGCCGCTGTCAAGCGTCGCGAAGACACTCACAAGATGGCAGAGTCCAACAAGGCCTTCGCCCACTACCGCTGGTAA
- the rpsL gene encoding 30S ribosomal protein S12: MPTIQQLIRKGRSPKVTKTKAPALKGNPMRRGVCTRVYTTTPKKPNSALRKVARVRLAGGVEVTAYIPGVGHNLQEHSIVLVRGGRVKDLPGVRYKIVRGALDTQGVKNRKQARSRYGAKKEGK; this comes from the coding sequence GTGCCTACTATTCAGCAGCTGATCCGCAAGGGTCGCTCGCCGAAGGTCACCAAGACCAAGGCCCCAGCCCTTAAGGGCAACCCAATGCGTCGTGGCGTATGCACCCGTGTGTACACCACCACCCCGAAGAAGCCGAACTCCGCACTTCGTAAGGTCGCACGTGTGCGTCTTGCCGGTGGCGTCGAAGTTACCGCTTACATTCCGGGTGTCGGCCACAACCTGCAGGAACACTCCATCGTGCTGGTGCGCGGCGGACGTGTGAAGGACCTCCCGGGTGTGCGCTACAAGATCGTACGTGGCGCTCTCGATACCCAGGGTGTCAAGAACCGTAAGCAGGCTCGTTCCCGCTACGGCGCCAAGAAGGAAGGTAAGTAA
- a CDS encoding DNA-directed RNA polymerase subunit beta' yields the protein MSSESSFGLMRIGLATAEEIRGWSYGEVKKPETINYRTLKPEKDGLFCEKIFGPTRDWECNCGKYKRVRFKGIICERCGVEVTRAKVRRERMGHIELAAPVTHIWYFKGVPSRLGYLLDLAPKDLEKIIYFAAYMVTAVDEERRHAELPNLQAQHDLERKQLVDTRDSDIASIARELEDQLAALEADGAKAAEKKKTRDLADKTMAQVRKRADADIERLDQVWDRFKNLKVADLEGDEGLFRSLRERYGLYFEGSMGAEAIKKRLESFDMEAEAEILREIIETGKGQRKTRALKRLKVVNAFLTTTNSPLGMVLDAVPVIPPELRPMVQLDGGRFATSDLNDLYRRVINRNNRLKRLLDLGAPEIIVNNEKRMLQEAVDSLFDNGRRGRPVTGPGNRPLKSLSDMLKGKQGRFRQNLLGKRVDYSGRSVIVVGPQLKLHQCGLPKQMALELFKPFVMKRLVDLNHAQNIKSAKRMVERYRPQVWDVLEEIITEHPVLLNRAPTLHRLGIQAFEPQLVEGKALQLHPLVCAAFNADFDGDQMAVHLPLSPEAQAEARILMLSSNNILKPSDGRPVALPSQDMIIGLHHLTTKRLDEKGAGRAFSSAAEAIMAMDRGELHLNAPAKIRVSGFVPSADQPAPDGWVEGTEALIDTSLGQVLFNETLPADYPWVERVAGKDALSDIVNDLAERYPKVVTAATLDNLKDAGFKWATRSGITVAISDITSNMDKATILAPYEEKARRVQSQYDKGLIADSERRQDLIDIWTKATDEVAAAMQAGMEELNTINRMVTSKARGNWLQLRQIAGIRGLVSNPKGEIIPRPIKSSYREGLSVLEYFIATHGARKGLADTALKTANSGYLTRRLVDVSQDVIVREQDCGTSRGLNVPIAYTDEIGTVRMHETVENSAYTRTLATDVVDADGKVLAAGGSDVGDVLIDELFAAGVTDIKVRSVLTCESAVGTCALCYGRSLASGKTVDIGEAVGIIAAQSIGEPGTQLTMRTFHTGGAASAEDITQGLPRIQELFEARTPKGVAPISEVAGRVTIEDSEKQLRIVITPDNGDEEIAYPVLRRARLLVIEGESVTVGQQLVAGAIDPKQVLRVLGPREAQKFLVREVQEVYQSQGVGIHDKHVEVIVRQMLRRITVIESGETDLLPGELADKARFQSENRKAVSEGKRPASGRDELMGITKASLATDSWLSAASFQETTRVLTQAAMEGKSDPLLGLKENVIIGKLIPAGTGLDRYTQVNVEPTEAAKASLFTGQSAFSTGMDYEGLEPGLSPEFHAIAMDDYDLGNDFR from the coding sequence ATGTCCAGCGAATCCTCATTCGGCCTCATGCGCATCGGCCTGGCAACTGCGGAAGAGATCCGCGGGTGGAGCTACGGCGAGGTAAAGAAGCCCGAAACCATCAACTACCGCACCCTCAAGCCGGAAAAGGACGGTCTTTTCTGCGAAAAGATCTTCGGTCCCACCCGTGACTGGGAGTGCAACTGCGGCAAGTACAAGCGCGTGCGTTTCAAGGGCATCATTTGCGAACGCTGTGGCGTAGAAGTCACCCGCGCCAAGGTCCGCCGCGAACGCATGGGCCACATCGAGCTCGCCGCTCCGGTGACCCACATCTGGTACTTCAAGGGCGTTCCCTCGCGCTTGGGCTACCTGCTTGACCTGGCCCCGAAGGATCTTGAGAAGATCATTTACTTCGCGGCCTACATGGTCACCGCCGTTGATGAAGAGCGCCGCCACGCCGAGCTGCCGAACCTCCAGGCCCAGCATGACCTGGAACGCAAGCAGCTGGTTGACACCCGCGACTCCGACATCGCCTCCATCGCCCGCGAACTCGAGGACCAGCTTGCTGCCCTCGAAGCCGACGGCGCCAAGGCAGCGGAAAAGAAGAAGACCCGCGACCTCGCGGACAAGACCATGGCCCAGGTGCGCAAGCGCGCCGACGCCGACATCGAGCGTCTTGACCAGGTCTGGGACCGCTTCAAGAACCTGAAGGTCGCTGACCTCGAGGGTGACGAAGGCCTGTTCCGTTCGCTGCGCGAACGCTACGGACTGTACTTCGAAGGCTCCATGGGTGCCGAAGCCATCAAGAAGCGCCTCGAGTCCTTCGACATGGAAGCGGAAGCCGAGATCCTTCGGGAAATCATCGAGACCGGCAAGGGCCAGCGCAAGACCCGTGCCCTGAAGCGCCTCAAGGTCGTCAACGCGTTCCTGACCACCACCAACTCCCCGTTGGGCATGGTCCTGGACGCCGTTCCGGTGATCCCGCCGGAGCTTCGCCCGATGGTGCAGCTGGACGGTGGCCGCTTCGCGACCTCCGACCTCAACGACCTGTACCGCCGCGTGATCAACCGCAACAACCGCCTCAAGCGCTTGTTGGACCTCGGCGCGCCGGAAATCATCGTGAACAACGAAAAGCGCATGCTGCAGGAAGCTGTGGACTCGCTCTTCGACAACGGCCGTCGTGGCCGTCCGGTGACCGGTCCGGGTAACCGTCCGCTGAAGTCCCTGAGCGACATGCTCAAGGGCAAGCAGGGACGATTCCGCCAGAACCTCCTCGGCAAGCGCGTCGACTACTCGGGCCGTTCGGTCATCGTGGTCGGCCCGCAGCTGAAGCTGCACCAGTGTGGCCTGCCCAAGCAGATGGCCCTGGAGCTCTTCAAGCCGTTCGTGATGAAGCGCCTGGTTGACCTCAACCACGCACAGAACATCAAGAGCGCCAAGCGCATGGTCGAGCGTTACCGTCCGCAGGTCTGGGACGTTCTCGAAGAGATCATCACCGAGCACCCGGTGCTGCTGAACCGTGCACCCACCCTGCACCGTTTGGGCATCCAGGCGTTCGAGCCGCAGCTGGTTGAAGGCAAGGCCCTTCAGCTCCACCCGCTGGTTTGTGCTGCCTTCAACGCCGACTTCGACGGTGACCAGATGGCAGTTCACCTGCCGCTGAGCCCCGAGGCCCAGGCCGAGGCACGCATCTTGATGCTGTCCTCGAACAACATCCTGAAGCCGTCCGATGGCCGCCCGGTTGCACTTCCTTCGCAGGATATGATCATCGGTCTGCACCACTTGACCACCAAGCGCCTGGACGAGAAGGGCGCCGGTCGTGCGTTCTCCTCGGCCGCCGAGGCGATCATGGCGATGGACCGCGGCGAGCTGCACCTGAACGCACCGGCCAAGATCCGCGTTTCGGGCTTCGTCCCGTCCGCTGACCAGCCGGCTCCGGATGGTTGGGTCGAGGGCACCGAGGCGCTCATCGATACCTCCCTCGGACAGGTCCTGTTCAACGAGACCCTGCCTGCGGATTACCCGTGGGTTGAGCGTGTCGCTGGCAAGGATGCCCTCTCGGACATCGTCAACGACCTGGCCGAGCGGTACCCGAAGGTTGTTACCGCGGCAACGCTGGACAACCTGAAGGATGCAGGCTTCAAGTGGGCCACCCGCTCGGGCATCACCGTTGCCATCTCCGACATCACCTCGAACATGGACAAGGCCACCATCCTTGCCCCGTACGAGGAGAAGGCGCGTCGCGTCCAGTCGCAGTACGACAAGGGCCTGATTGCCGACTCGGAGCGCCGCCAGGACCTGATCGACATCTGGACCAAGGCGACCGACGAGGTTGCCGCGGCCATGCAGGCCGGCATGGAAGAGCTGAACACCATCAACCGCATGGTGACCTCCAAGGCTCGTGGTAACTGGCTGCAGCTGCGCCAGATTGCCGGTATCCGTGGCCTGGTGTCCAACCCCAAGGGTGAGATCATCCCGCGTCCGATCAAGTCTTCATACCGTGAAGGCCTGTCGGTTCTCGAGTACTTCATCGCGACCCACGGTGCCCGTAAGGGCCTGGCGGATACCGCGCTGAAGACCGCCAACTCGGGTTACCTGACCCGTCGACTGGTGGACGTCTCGCAGGATGTCATCGTGCGCGAGCAGGATTGCGGCACCAGCCGTGGCCTGAACGTGCCGATCGCCTACACCGACGAGATCGGTACCGTGCGCATGCACGAAACCGTTGAGAACTCGGCCTACACCCGTACCTTGGCCACCGACGTCGTAGACGCCGACGGCAAGGTGCTGGCAGCAGGCGGCTCGGACGTGGGCGACGTGCTCATCGACGAACTGTTCGCAGCCGGTGTCACCGACATCAAGGTCCGCTCCGTGCTGACCTGTGAGTCGGCAGTCGGAACTTGTGCACTGTGCTACGGTCGCTCGCTTGCAAGCGGCAAGACCGTTGACATCGGTGAGGCTGTTGGCATTATTGCCGCTCAGTCCATTGGTGAGCCCGGTACCCAGCTGACCATGCGTACCTTCCACACCGGTGGCGCTGCCTCCGCGGAAGATATCACCCAGGGTCTGCCGCGTATCCAGGAGCTCTTCGAGGCACGTACCCCCAAGGGTGTTGCCCCGATCTCCGAGGTTGCCGGTCGCGTGACCATCGAGGATTCCGAGAAGCAGCTTCGCATCGTGATCACCCCGGACAACGGCGACGAAGAAATCGCCTACCCGGTGCTGCGTCGTGCACGTCTGTTGGTTATCGAGGGCGAATCCGTCACCGTTGGCCAGCAGCTGGTTGCCGGTGCGATCGATCCGAAGCAGGTCCTGCGAGTTCTTGGCCCGCGTGAGGCACAAAAGTTCCTCGTACGCGAAGTCCAGGAGGTCTACCAGTCCCAGGGCGTTGGCATCCACGACAAGCACGTGGAAGTCATCGTTCGCCAGATGCTTCGCCGCATCACCGTCATCGAGTCGGGCGAAACCGACTTGCTGCCGGGCGAGCTTGCGGACAAGGCACGCTTCCAGTCGGAGAACCGCAAGGCCGTCTCCGAGGGCAAGCGTCCGGCATCCGGTCGCGACGAGCTGATGGGTATCACCAAGGCTTCCTTGGCCACCGATTCCTGGCTCTCGGCCGCGTCCTTCCAGGAGACCACTCGTGTCCTGACCCAGGCCGCAATGGAAGGCAAGTCCGATCCATTGCTCGGCCTGAAGGAAAACGTCATCATCGGTAAGCTCATCCCGGCCGGTACCGGCCTGGACCGCTACACCCAGGTGAACGTGGAACCGACCGAGGCAGCGAAGGCTTCGCTGTTCACCGGGCAGTCCGCCTTCTCCACCGGCATGGACTACGAAGGTCTGGAGCCGGGCCTGAGCCCGGAATTCCACGCCATCGCCATGGATGACTACGATCTCGGCAACGATTTCCGCTAA